CACCGAGACCTATTCCTGGCACTGGGTGTTCTTCGTCAACCTGCCGTTCGGCGTCATCACCGTGCTCGGCCTCGCCGTCTTCATGGACGAGACCGACAAGAATCTCAGCCTGAAGTTCGACTGGTTCGGCTTCGGCGCGCTGGCGATTGCGATCGGCGCACTGCAGCTCGCGCTCGATCGCGGCGAGCAGCTCGACTGGTTCGAGTCGGTCGAGATCGTCACCGAGTTCGTCATCTCCGGGATCGCGTTCTATTACTTCTTCGCGCATTCCTTCACGACCTCGCGCCCCTTCATCCAGTTCGCGCTGTTCCGGGACCGCAACTTCCTCACCGGCTGCATCTTCATGACGGTGATGGGCCTCGTGCTGTACTCGACCATGGCACTGGCCTCGCCCTACCTTCAGAACGTCATCGGCTATCCCATCATGACCGCCGGCGGCCTGCTCGCCAGCCGCGGCTTCGGCACCTTCTTCGCCATGATGATGGTCGGCCGCATCATGAAGTACATCGAGGCGCGCACGCTGATCATCTGCGGCCTGACGCTGACGGCGGCCTCGCTGTTCCAGATGACCGGCTGGACCGACCAGACCCAGGTGCCGGAGATCGTCATCGTCAGCGTGATCCAGGGGTTCGGCTTCGGCCTCGTCTTCGTGCCGCTCTCGACGGTGTCGTTCCTGACGCTGCCGAACCATCTGCGCACCGACGGCACCTCGATGCTGACGCTGCTCCGCAACGTGGCGAGCTCCGTCGGCATCTCCATCGTGATCGCCCAGCTGACGCAGGGCACGCGCAAGACCTATGCAATCCTCTCGGAGCACATCAACCCGTTCAACCACGCGCTCCAGATGCCCGACGTCCGCGGCCTGATCAACCTGTCCACCGATGCCGGCCGCGCCATGGCCGACCGCATGGTCAGCGTGCAGGCGCAGATCATCGCGTTCGCACACGACTACCAGGTCATCATGTTCTTCATCCTCTGCACCATCCCGCTGGCGCTGATGATCGGCTCGACCAAGGCCGCGCTGCGCAAGCAGGCGGCAGGTCCGGAACATGCGGTGATGGAGTAGGCAGTCTCAGCTGTGCGGCCATCTCCGCTCGTCGTCCCGGATCTGCGCCGGGACGACGCTGAACGAGTTGAGCCGCCGTCGCGCCTCACCGGCTACCAGGCGACCGCTACAACAGCTCCTCGCACCCGAGATCCTCGACCGCCATCATCACCCGCTCCAGATTATTCCACCAGATCAGCGGCGGGATGTTGATGCTCCATTGCCAGACCGGCTTGGTGATGTGCCAGAGCACCGATCGGCGATAATCCTGGTCGAGCGCCCCGCGCGAGTAGCCGCGAACGCCGTTCGCGATCAACGTCTCATGATAGTGATTGAGCAGCGCACGCTCGAGCACCTGCCGGCGCTCGGGATACCATTGCATGGCCATCATGTAGGCGAGATCACCGGTCGCCACGTTGATGCGCCACTGGTCGAAATCGAACATGCGCACGGTGTCGGCGACGCCGGCACGCGGCAGCATGAAGTTCCAGATGTGGGCGTCGCCATGGGCAATGGTGAGATGCCGACGGGAATGATAGCGCTCGAATAAGCGAGCCGACTGGTCGATCAGGCGGCGATAGAGAATGCGCCGTTCCTCGCTGAGGCGATCGCCGAGCAGATCGGCGAAGCGATCGTAATGGCCGGCGAAGATCTCCATATGCTGCGCGCTCTCGTCGGCGCTCACCCAGGTGCCGACGGTATCTCCAAGGCCGGGGTGATCCCACCAGGCGGCATGCCAGCGCGCGAGCGTCGTGACGATCGCGATCGCCTGATCGCGCGACGGCGGCAGCGGCCATTGCGTCGCGACCTCGTGACTGTCGGTGAGGTCTTCGAGCAGGAGGTGCCAGTCCGTGCTCTCCTCGTCGAAGCGCCCGTCGAAACAGCGGGGCACCAGCCCCGGTGGCATGTTCGGTGCCAGCTTCGTATAGAAGGTCACTTCATGCCGACCGCCATGCACGAGCGTCTTGGCAAAATTTGCATGAGGCGTTTTGAGGAACAAGGTCTGCGGAGAACCGGCGGACTCCCCGACATAGCGCAGTCCGAGCCTGATGATGTGCGACACCAGAGTATCGCGCTCATGCAGCACCTTCACTTCGCGCACGGCGCCCGCGTCCAGTGCGCCGGCCTTGCGCAGCGCAGCCGTGAGGAAATTAGGTTCGGCGACCGCCGGAAGTTGCGGATTCGTCATGACCACGATGCCCCCGTGTCGAGCAATACTGCACGATCACAATCGCGGACACCAGCGGCAGATGCACGGAAGTGAAGGCGCTCAGGCCGCCGCCGCTTCCTCTCCAAAATTCCGGGCGATGTAACGGGCGAGCTCCTTCTTTTGCGCATCGCCAAGGGCAAAGGCGACGTGCGCGGCTTCGCCGTCATGGGTCCGGACCGTGAAGGGGAGCGGCAATGCAAATCCCCTGATGCGCAGCACCCCGGTCTCACCAACATCGAGCTGGGACGCGCAGCGGATCCAGGCTCCGCCTTCCGAAAGATCAACCAGCGTGGTCGCGTGCGCAGCCTGCCGGTTGTCGGTGACCGTCACTTCCAGATCGGTCGGATAGCGCTTGCTGAGGCGTCGATCGACCTCCGTCGCCGAACTGCGCACCGTGCGGACGAGCAACGACTGCAACGACGACAGGTTTGAAGATACGCCGGAAATCGCATCTCGCATCTCGGCCGCACGCGCGTTGACGGAATCGGCATCCTGGCTGACGCGGGCGATCTTGGTCGACACCTGCTTGGCCGCGGTTGCCGACTCCTGGATCGACCGCGCGATCTCGCGCGTCGCCGCGTCCTGCTCCTCCATCGCCGCCGCAACCGAGGTCGCAACGCCGTCGATCTCGGTGATCTGGCCTCCCATCTCCTCGACCGCCTGCACTGCGGCCTGTGTCGATGCCTGAATCTCCGCGATCAGCCGCGCAATCTCTTCGGTCGATTTTGCGGTCTGGTTGGACAAGGATTTGACTTCGGCCGCCACCACCGCAAAACCGCGGCCGGCCTCGCCTGCACGCGCAGCCTCGATCGTGGCGTTCAAGGCAAGCAAGTTGGTCTGGCCGGCAATTCCACCGATCAAATCGGAGACTTCAGCGATTTTCTTCACGGAGCCCGATAGCGCCTGGATGGTGGCGTGAGCCTGCTCGCGACCTACGACGGCCGATGCCGTGACCTGGCTTGCGCGCGCCAATTGTCCCGAAATCTCGCGAATCGATGCAGTCAATTGCTCCGCCGCAGCGGAGACGGTATCCGCGCTGGCGAGCGCCTGCTCGGAAGCCGCGGCGACGCCTTGCGATTCTATCGACAGATCCCGCGCAATATCCGAGAGATTGGTGGCTGCGCGCTCCACACCCTGGGTCGCGTCGGTCGCCGTCTCGACCGAAGCGCCGGTTTCGCGCTCCACGGTGGCGGCCATGTTCAGCAGCGCTTCGCGCTTCGTCAGGTTGGCCTGCTCCTCGTTACGAATCTGCTCCTCGCGCAGCCGTGCATTGTCCAGCGCACCCTGCTTGAATACCGCCAGCGCGCTCGCCATCGAGCCCACCTCGTCGCGGCGTTCGGCGTAAGGCACTTCCGCGGAGAGGTCGCCGGTCGCGAGCTTCTGCATCGCGCCGGTCATTCGAACGATCGGGCGCACGACCCCGAATGCGACGAAGGCGATACCGCCGATGATCAGCGCAAGCACGACGGCAGACACGCCCCATACGACATAGGAGATGGAGGCGTCGCGCTCGGCGGCGAGCTTTTCCATGTCGGCGTTCTTCTTGTTGGCCCCCTCGACGATGCCGTCGATGATGCCGCGATGCGCCGTATAGGTCTCCTTCAGCTGCGCGTAAGCACGCTCGGCCGACGTGCCGTCCTTGCCGTTGAGAGCCGGCATGAGCTGATCGAGCACCAACTTCCAGAATTTCTGAACCTCGACATCTGATTTGGAAACCAGCGCCGTCTTCAGATCCGCTCCCAGGCTGGACGCGCTCCAGAATGCTTTGCGATCTTCATAGTCCTTCCGGAGTTGAACGAGGCGCTCACCGTGAGCAGCAAGTTGATCCGGCTCCCGCATTGCCAGAGTCGCGACCAGATAGGCTTCGAGCACGTAAGCCGGGGGCGGCAGGATGTCGGCGACGAGATCGTTGCCGAGCTTGATGTCGGAATAGAGCGGACCTCCGACCTTCAGCTCGCGCAACGCATAGACGCTGGTGGCCAGCACCGCCGAGAAACCGAGCACGAGGAGAAGACCAAACGCAACGATGGCGGAGGAAATCGACAAACGCATTTTCATGGAGGATGCCCGCAAGATGTACGGCCCCCATGAATAGTCCTATCAAGTCAACGGACACTGAATGGGACTATCGAAATTCCGCAGCAGGAGCCTCCGTACGATACCGGAGGAGGAAAGATAATTCGCATCTCTCGCATTGCATCATTTCAAGAAGCGATGCCCGGGAGCAGGCCCGGGCATCGCAACGAAAGAAGCAATCGCGGTTGGCTCACACGTCGAAGAACACCGTCT
The genomic region above belongs to Bradyrhizobium sp. CCBAU 53338 and contains:
- a CDS encoding methyl-accepting chemotaxis protein encodes the protein MKMRLSISSAIVAFGLLLVLGFSAVLATSVYALRELKVGGPLYSDIKLGNDLVADILPPPAYVLEAYLVATLAMREPDQLAAHGERLVQLRKDYEDRKAFWSASSLGADLKTALVSKSDVEVQKFWKLVLDQLMPALNGKDGTSAERAYAQLKETYTAHRGIIDGIVEGANKKNADMEKLAAERDASISYVVWGVSAVVLALIIGGIAFVAFGVVRPIVRMTGAMQKLATGDLSAEVPYAERRDEVGSMASALAVFKQGALDNARLREEQIRNEEQANLTKREALLNMAATVERETGASVETATDATQGVERAATNLSDIARDLSIESQGVAAASEQALASADTVSAAAEQLTASIREISGQLARASQVTASAVVGREQAHATIQALSGSVKKIAEVSDLIGGIAGQTNLLALNATIEAARAGEAGRGFAVVAAEVKSLSNQTAKSTEEIARLIAEIQASTQAAVQAVEEMGGQITEIDGVATSVAAAMEEQDAATREIARSIQESATAAKQVSTKIARVSQDADSVNARAAEMRDAISGVSSNLSSLQSLLVRTVRSSATEVDRRLSKRYPTDLEVTVTDNRQAAHATTLVDLSEGGAWIRCASQLDVGETGVLRIRGFALPLPFTVRTHDGEAAHVAFALGDAQKKELARYIARNFGEEAAAA
- a CDS encoding phosphotransferase produces the protein MARHGGIVVMTNPQLPAVAEPNFLTAALRKAGALDAGAVREVKVLHERDTLVSHIIRLGLRYVGESAGSPQTLFLKTPHANFAKTLVHGGRHEVTFYTKLAPNMPPGLVPRCFDGRFDEESTDWHLLLEDLTDSHEVATQWPLPPSRDQAIAIVTTLARWHAAWWDHPGLGDTVGTWVSADESAQHMEIFAGHYDRFADLLGDRLSEERRILYRRLIDQSARLFERYHSRRHLTIAHGDAHIWNFMLPRAGVADTVRMFDFDQWRINVATGDLAYMMAMQWYPERRQVLERALLNHYHETLIANGVRGYSRGALDQDYRRSVLWHITKPVWQWSINIPPLIWWNNLERVMMAVEDLGCEELL
- a CDS encoding MDR family MFS transporter — protein: MSGPNASLMVPGLRRNMVTICAMTATIMQALDTTIANVALPYMQGTLSASQDQINWVLTSYIVAAAIMTAPVGWIANRYGRKRIFIICSAGFTLASVLCGLAQDINQMVLFRLLQGVFGAALVPLSQAVMLDYYTLQERATAMSIWGMGVMMGPIMGPSLGAWLTETYSWHWVFFVNLPFGVITVLGLAVFMDETDKNLSLKFDWFGFGALAIAIGALQLALDRGEQLDWFESVEIVTEFVISGIAFYYFFAHSFTTSRPFIQFALFRDRNFLTGCIFMTVMGLVLYSTMALASPYLQNVIGYPIMTAGGLLASRGFGTFFAMMMVGRIMKYIEARTLIICGLTLTAASLFQMTGWTDQTQVPEIVIVSVIQGFGFGLVFVPLSTVSFLTLPNHLRTDGTSMLTLLRNVASSVGISIVIAQLTQGTRKTYAILSEHINPFNHALQMPDVRGLINLSTDAGRAMADRMVSVQAQIIAFAHDYQVIMFFILCTIPLALMIGSTKAALRKQAAGPEHAVME